In Homo sapiens chromosome 11, GRCh38.p14 Primary Assembly, one DNA window encodes the following:
- the TRIM49B gene encoding putative tripartite motif-containing protein 49B: MNSGILQVFQRELICPICMNYFIDPVTIDCGHSFCRPCFYLNWKDSPFLVQCSECTKSTGQINLKTNIHFKKMASLARKVSLWLFLSSEEQMCGTHRETKKMFCEVDRSLLCLLCSSSQEHRDHRHCPIESAAEEHQEKLLQKMQSLWEKACENHRNLNVETTRTRCWKDYVNLRLEAIRAEYQKMPAFHHEEEKHNLEMLKKKGKDIFHRLHLSKAKMAHRREILRGMYEELNEMCHKPDVELLQAFGDILHRSESVLLHMPQPLNPELSAGPITGLRDRLNQFRVHITLHHEEANSDIFLCEILRSMCIGCDHQDVPYFTATPRSFLAWGAQTFTSGKYYWEVHVGDSWNWAFGVCNMYWKEKNQNEKIDGEDGLFLLGCVKNDIQRSLFTTSPLLLQYIPRPTSRVGLFLDCEAKTVSFVDVNQSSLIYTIPNCSFSPPLRPIFCCIHF; encoded by the exons ATGAATTCTGGAATCTTACAGGTCTTTCAGAGGGAACTCATCTGCCCCATCTGCATGAACTACTTCATAGACCCGGTCACCATAGACTGTGGGCACAGCTTTTGCAGGCCTTGTTTCTACCTCAACTGGAAAGACAGCCCATTTCTTGTCCAGTGCTCTGAATGCACAAAGTCAACAGGGCAGATAAACCTCAAAACCAACATTCATTTCAAGAAGATGGCTTCTCTTGCTAGAAAAGTCAGTCTCTGGCTATTCCTGAGCTCTGAGGAGCAAATGTGTGGCACTCACAGGGAGACAAAGAAGATGTTCTGTGAAGTGGACAGGAGCCTGCTCTGTTTGCTGTGCTCCAGCTCTCAGGAGCACCGGGATCACAGACACTGTCCCATTGAGTCGGCTGCTGAGGAACACCAG GAGAAGCTTTTACAGAAAATGCAGTCTTTGTGGGAAAAAGCTTGTGAAAATCACAGAAACCTGAATGTGGAAACCACCAGAACCAGATGCTGGAAG GATTATGTGAATTTAAGGCTAGAAGCAATTAGAGCTGAGTATCAGAAGATGCCTGCATTTCaccatgaagaagaaaaacataatttggaGATGCtgaaaaagaaggggaaagataTTTTTCATCGACTTCATTTAAGTAAAGCCAAAATGGCTCATAGGAGGGAGATTTTAAGAGGAATGTATGAGGAGCTGAACGAAATGTGCCATAAACCAGATGTGGAGCTACTTCAG gcttttgGAGACATATTACACAG GAGTGAGTCCGTGCTGCTGCACATGCCCCAGCCTCTGAATCCAGAGCTCAGTGCAGGGCCCATCACTGGACTGAGGGACAGGCTCAACCAATTCCGAG TGCATATTACTCTGCATCATGAAGAAGCCAACAGTGATATCTTTCTATGTGAAATTTTGAGAAGCATGTGTATTGGATGTGACCATCAAGATGTACCCTATTTCACTGCAACACCTAGAAGTTTTCTTGCATGGGGTGCTCAGACTTTCACCTCGGGCAAATATTACTGGGAGGTCCATGTAGGGGACTCCTGGAATTGGGCTTTTGGTGTCTGTAATATGTATTGGAAAGAGAAGAATCAGAATGAGAAGATAGATGGAGAGGATGGACTCTTTCTTCTTGGGTGTGTTAAGAATGACATTCAACGCAGTCTCTTTACCACCTCCCCACTTCTGCTGCAATATATCCCAAGACCTACCAGCCGAGTAGGATTATTCCTGGATTGTGAGGCTAAGACTGTGAGCTTTGTTGATGTTAATCAAAGCTCCCTAATATACACCATCCCTAATTGCTCTTTCTCACCTCCTCTCAGGCCTATCTTTTGCTGTATTCACTTCTGA